The sequence GAGAGAGGGGGGACACGATCCCGCCGGTCGGGGTCCCCGTCCGGAGGAGAGAGGGATGAACACCAAGGTCAAGGTCGGGATCGCGGCCGTCATCGTCGCCGCGCTCGCGGCGCTCATCGTTCTCGATCAGAAAACCGCTCCGCCTTCCGAGGCGGCCAAGGGCGGCGCTTCGTCGGAGGAGGCGACCCTCCTGACCGCGCCGCCGGTCACGCCGGACGCGGCCGCCCAGCGCCTGCGCGAAGAGGAGGTCCGCACCCTCATCGATCAGTCCCGCCGGCAGTTCGGCGGCCCGGGCGGTCCCTCCCCCGCCGCTCCGACCCCCGCCCCCGCCGGACCCAAGAAGGGCGACGAGCCGCCTCCCGGCAAGGAGATCCGCCCGGTCGCGGAGGAGGAATACGTCATCCAGGAAGGCGACACCTTCGAATCGATCGCCGAGCGCAAATACGGAAGCCGGGCCTACGCCTCGCTTCTCGTCAAGGCCAATCCTTCCGTGAAGCCCACCGCCCTGCGCGTGGGCCGCAAGATCGTCGTGCCTCCGAAACCCGAAGACGCCGCGCGCGCCGAGACGCCCAAAGTCGCCGAGCCTTCCCCCGCCGCCGCCCGGACCCCCGAGCCGGCGGCTTCCCCGGCCCAAGCCGCTCCGGCGGCCGCCGGACCCCGCACCTACGTCGTCCAGCCCGGGGACACCCTCTCCGGCATCTCGCTCAAGCTCTACAATACGAGCCGCCACTGGGAAAAACTCTACGAGGCCAACCGGGACAAAATCTCCGACCCCGGCGTCATGGTCGTCGGCACCAAGCTCACCGTTCCCGATCTCCCGGTCAAGGCGGGCCCCGCCACGGGCGGCGGAGCGGTGCCCACGGCGGCGGCCCCCGCCGGCGCCCGCGTCCACCAGGTCCAGCCCAACGATTCCCTCTGGAAGATCGCCGAAAAGTACGCCGGGGATCGCGGCGTCCTCGAAATGATCGAAGCGATCCTCAAGGCCAACCCCGACAAGCTCAAGGACGAGAAGTCCCTCCTGAGGGTCGGCTGGTCGCTCGTTATTCCCGAATAGGCATACGCGCCGTGCCGGGAGGGTTTTCGCGCGAGGCCCTCCCGGTTTTTGTTTCCGCCGCCGTCCGGGTAGAATGCGCCCGATGACCTCCCCTTCCCGCGCCCCGGGCGCGACCGCTTCGGTCCTGGCCGGGGTCCTGGGCCTCGTCCTGGGTCCGTTGACGATTTTTCTGGGCTTCGCGCTGGGCGTTCTGGCGATCGTGATGGCCCTGTCCGCGCAGGCGGCCGTCCGGCGGGAACCGGACCTGGCGGGCCGCGAGCGCGCGTGGGCGGGGCTTCTCCTGGGAATCCTGGCCCTTGGCGTCACGGGCGTCGCCCTCGCGCGGACGCTGTCCGCCGCGGGACCGTGACGGGAGAAAAGAGAAAGCGCGCCCGTTTCCGGTGGAGGGGGGGCCGGATCAGGGATGGGGCTTGCCGTTCACGGGGGGCTGCGCGGCGGGGCGGGCGGCCTTCAACTCGGCTTTCCGGATCTCCTCCTTGAGGAGGAGGATCTGCAGGTTCAGGGCCTCCACGCTGCAACAGACCCGGTAGATCTTCTCGTTGACCGCGTCGGCTTCGTCCTGGAGGGACAGGTACTGGCGGATCATCGCCTCCTTCTCGCGCTCCAGGGAGGCCAGCTTCGCCCGGTTGTCTTCCATCGCTATCCGAATCGTAGCACCCCGGCGGCGGGGCGTCAAATCCGGCCGGGCGGCGGCCCCTACGCTCCCGAGGCGGGCAGGTCCTCCTCCCGGTGCTTTTCGCCGTCGAAGACGAGAAGCTTGGGCTGGTCGTCCACGACGGTCTCGAGGTTGACGGGGCGCTGCCAGATCCGGTGAAGGTTCTGGAGCGTGTCGCGCGCCTCGCGCAGATCGAGGTCCACGCCCTCGTGACGGTGGCGCAGCAGAAGCTCCGCCCGGTTGCGGAAGTTGCCGTCCACGATCGCGACGGAGGGATGGCCCATGTTGGTCAGCCGGAAGAGCAGGCTGCGCTTGACGGCCTCGAAATCGCGGTCGGCGATCTCATACCGGTTGGTCTGGCTGTTGTACCGGTAGACGAAGAGCTTCTGTTCCTCGCAAAACTCCTTGGTGAGGAAGTCGTCGATGAAGGTGATGTCGTTGTAAATGCGGCGGACCTCGAAGATCTTCTCGCGGCCCCGCCCGAGACCCGTGTCCCACGCGCGCTTGCGGGCCAGGTCGTCGCACTCTTCGTACTCGCGCCCGAAGCGGCCCTTGTTCCACCGCTCCTCGATCGAGCGCCAGAGCTCCACGCCCAGCTTGTAGGGATTGATCGCCCCCGGGCGCACGCCGAGCGTGGCCGAATGATGATCGGCGAAATCGACGACTTCGCCGTCCCGGAGCGCCTTTTCGGTCATGATCTTGGCGTGCCAGTACGTGGCCCACCCCTCGTTCATGATCTTGGTGAGGGCCTGGGGGGCGAAGTAGTAGGCCTCCTCCCGGACGATGGAGAGGATGTCGCGCTGCCAGTTGTCCAGGGGCGCGAACTCGATCAGGAATTCCAGGACGTCCTTCGTGGGCTCCTCGGGAAAGCGCTTGCGCCTTCGGAGCTGTTCCTCGATCTTGCGGCGCTGGGCTTCGAGGAACTCGGGCGGGTTGATGTACCGGTCCAGGTATCCCTTGGGGGCGCGCAGGCGGGGAACTTCGGCGGACCCGGGCTCCTCGGAAAAGTCGTACCGGGCGCGCTTCCGGGACGGGGAGTACACCGAATGATAGTCGATCAGGTTCTCCAGCGAGAGAGCCGCGTCGAGGAAAGACTCCACGACCTCCTGGCCGTATTTCTCGACGTACCGCCGCACGCGGGTGCCGTGGTTGGCGATCTCGTCGATCATGCGGCGGTTCGTCTGGGAGAACCACATGTTGTTGCGGAAGAAGTCGCTGTGGCCGTAGACGTGGGCGATCACCATCTTCTGGTCCACGAGCGAGTTCGACCGCATGAGGTAGGCGTAGCACGGATCGTTGTTGATGACGAGTTCGTAGATCTTCTGGAGCCCGTAGGTATAGCCCTTGCGCAGCTCCTCGTACTCCATGCCGAAGCGCCAGTGCGGATAGCGGGTGGGGAACCCGCCGTAGCTGGCGATCTCGTTCATCTCGTCGAAGTCCACGAGCTCGAAAACCGTGCGGAAGGGCTTCAGCCCGTAGTCCAGCGCGTGCCGGAGGATTTCGTCCTGGAGGCGGCGGAGTTCGTCGGCCTGGGCGGCGGGACGGCGGGGGCGGCGCGGCGCGGCGGCGGCCATGGTCACTTCCCCTTCCCGAGGAAATCGCGGATCGAATCGACGATCCCGTCCTTTTCGCGCACTTCGCTCGTGATGAGGCGCTCGTCGCCGCGGAAGCGCTCGTCGAGGTCCTTCTTGAACTGCCCGCTGCCGTAGGCGCTCTTGACCTGGCCGTAGCAGAAGACGTTGACGCGGGGGAAGAGCTCGCGCTCGAGGAGGTCCATGCACTTGCGCGTGTCCTCGCTGCCCCAGTTGTCGCCGTCGGAGAAATGGAAGGGGTACACGTTCCAGTCCCCGCCGTCGTAGTCCTTGCGGATGATCTCGGCGCAGAGCTGATAGGCGCTGGAGATCTTGGTGCCGCCGGATTCCTTGATGTGGTAGAAGGTTTCGCGGTCCACTTCCTTGGCGGCGGCGTCGTGAACGACGTAGCGGGTCTCGAGCTTCTTGTACTGCGAGCGCAGCCACGTGTCGATCCAGAACGCCTCGATCCGGACGATCTCCTTTTGCTCGTCCCCCATGGAGCCGGAGACGTCCATCATGTAGATGATGACGGCGTTGTTCTGGGGGACTTCCCGGTTCTTCCAGGAGCGGTAGCGCTTGTCCTCGCGGATGGGGACGACGAGGGGGCGTTCCGGATCGTAGACCCCCATAGCGACGGCGCGCTTGAGGGCCTCCTTGTAGGTGCGCTTGAAGTGACGCAGGCTCTCGGGCCCGGCGCGGGCGATGCCGGTGTACTTGCTGTGCTCGACGAGGAGCGCGCTGCGGTCCCGGGGCTTGATGCGCGGCAGCGCCAGCTCCTCCCCCAGGATCTGGGCCAGTTCCTCGATCGTGAGGTCCACCTCGAGAAGGTGCTCCCCGGGGGCGTCGCCGGCGCCCCCTCCCGCGGCCGGATCCCCGGCGGCCACGGGGGTCCCCACGTCCCCCTCGCCCTGCCCCACCCCGGAACGGTCGCCCGCCCCGTAGCGGAACGTGGGAATCCGAAGCTGCGGGAGGGGAATCGAGACGATGTACTTGCCCTGCCGGCCCACCATCTCGCCGGACGTGATGTGCCGGCGCAGGTCCTTGCGGATCTGGCCCCGGATGATGTCCCGGAAGCGGGCGTGATCCTTCTCGATCTTCTTGACGTACGTCGTAATGCGATCCATGGGAACGGGGTCCTCGACTACTCCTTGGACGACCCGCGCGCGAAGATGCTCGCCACGAAGGAGAGCACGTCGGAGGCGCACGTCTCGCAGTACCCGTAGCCCTTGACCAGGCGGCTCTTGACGATGTCGATCTTCTCCTGCGTATCCTTGTCCACGACGCCCGACACGAGGCTCGTGAGCTTGATCGTGTCCTTCTGGTCCTCGAAGAGCTTCAGCTCCAGCGCCTTCTGGAGCCGCTCGTTGGACCGGTAGTGGAACTTCTTGCCCTCCACGGCGAGGGCGCCGATGTAGTTCATGATCTCGCGGCGGAAGTCGTCCTTGCGGCTCTCGGGAATGTCGATCTTCTCCTCGATCGAGCGCATGAGCCGCTCGTCCGGCTCTTCGTCCTGGCCGGTGTACTTGTTCTTGACCTTCTGCCGCTGGGTGTAGGCCTTGACGTTGTCGATGTAGTTCATGAAAAGCCGGTTGATGGCCTCCTCGTCGGCGCAGATGGCGCGCTGGACTTCGTTCTTGACGATGTCCTCGTACTCGCTCTTGACGTCGGCCAGGAGCTCCTTGAAGCGCTTCTTCTGATCCTCGCTGGCGATGAGGGAGTGGTGGTGCAGCCCCTCCTCCAGCTCGTTCAGGACCATGAAGGGGTTCACGCACCCGCCGTCCTCGACCTTGACGAGGGCGTTGGAGATCTTGTCCTGGATGTAGCGCGGCGAGATCCCCTCCATGCCTTCCCGCCGGGCCTCCTCGCGCAGCTCCTTGATGTTGTCCTCGGTGTACCCGGGCAGGGTCTTGCCGTTGTAGAGCTTGAGCTTCTGCATGAGGGTGAGGTTGGCCTTCTTGGGCTCCTCCAGCCGCGTGAGGACCGCCCACATCGAGGCGATCTCGAGGGTGTGCGGGGCGATGTGCTTGCCGCGGATGCGCTCGGGGTTGTAGTCGCGCTGGTAGATCTTCACCTCGTTGTCGAGCCGGAGGTTGTAGGGGATGTCGATCTTGAGGGTGCGGTCCCGGAAGGCCTCCATGAGCTCGTTGTTCTGAAGCCGCTTGTACTCGGGCTCGTTGGTGTGGCCGATGATGACCTCGTCGATGTCCGTCTGGGCGAACTTCTTGGGCTTGATGGCGTGCTCCTGCGAGGCGCCCAGGAGATCGTAGAGGAAGGCGACGTCGAGCTTGAGCACTTCGATGAACTCGATGACCCCGCGGTTGGCGACGTTGAACTCCCCGTCGAAGTTGAAGGCGCGGGGATCGGAGTCGGATCCGTATTCGGCGATCTTGCGGTAGTTGATGTCGCCGGTGAGTTCGGTGGAGTCCTGGTTTTTTTCGTCCTTGGGCTGAAAGGTCCCGATGCCGACGCGGTCCTTTTCGGAGAGGATGAGGCGCCGCACGCGGACGTGGCGGATGACCTCCTTCCAGTCGCCGCGGGTGCGGCGCATGTAGTCGTTGAACGTCCGGCGGCAGGAGGGGCACAGATCCCCGTCCACGCGGATCGGATAGCTTCCGCTGAAGGCGCGGTTGATCTCGCGGAGCACCATCTCGCGGGGCTCGGGCGGCAGCAGCCGCAGCGGCTCCTCGTGCATGGGGCAGTCGGTCCAGACGGAGGGATCGCGCTCGTCCTGCCAGGCGAAGGTATAAAGCGCCCCTTCCCGCGTGCGGGAGTAGGCCTCCAGGCCCTTCTTGATCAGGCGCACGATCGTCGATTTGGAGCTTCCGACCGGACCGTGAAGAAGCAGGATCCGGCGCTCCGTGCCATAGCCGTGCGCCGCGGACTTGAGGGCGTTGACGAGATGGGAAAGCGACTCTTCGAGTCCGAAGATGGCGTCGCGGCCGGCGCCCATGGGATCCCGGAAAAACGGGTACCGCACGCGCGTTTCGCGGTTTTCGGTGTACTCCTCGACCCCGTACGACAGAATCATGTCGTAGACGCGCTGGAAGGCGTTGCGCGCCACCTTGGGGTTGTCCGCGACGATCTTGAGATAGTCCTCGAACGTCCCTTCCCAGTGGAGTTCCTGGTAGGTTTTCTTGTCGAGCGACTTGTCAATGGCCGACCACAGGCGGCTGGTCAGATCCTGCACCATAGGCCCGCACCTCGAAAATGAACCGACATCGCCCTTCCCGGCCTGGAATGTGACCCGGGATTCGTTCGAAATGGACCTTCAGATCGGACGGGTCGGAACCGGTTCCGAAAGAGCGCTGGAGTGTCGCTTCTCCCCTCTCCCGCGCCTCTCCCTCTCATCCACAAGGAATTATACGACGACGGCGGGCCGGGGGCAAAGGCAAATTCGGGAACGGCGTCGGGGGACGCCTCACGCCCTTCTTTCGAGCGCCTCGCGCCACCACTCCATCGTGCGTCGCAACCCTTCCTCGAGGCCGTACCGCGGAGCCCATCCCGTCGATCGCAGCTTCGTATTGTCCGCCACGATCAGCATGGGCTCTCCGGGATAGTAGGGTACCGCTCCAAGCTCGACGAGCTCCGGCCGGCCCGCCAGCCGCCCGAGGGTCGTGACGAGCTCACGCACGGACGGCGCCTCCCCGGAGCCGATGTTGACGGGACCGCAGAGGCGGCTTTCCGCCACGTCGGCGACCGCCCGCGCCACGTCCTCGACGTGGAGGAAATCCCGCCGCTGTTCCCCCGGAGAAACGCGCGCGGGCCGGCCCTGAAGGAGGTTCCGGATCACCGACGGCACCAGGCGGCGCTCGTCCTCCCACGGGCCGTACTGGTAAAAGAAACGCACCCAGACGGAATCGGGTCGGCGCTCGACCTCCCGGCGCAGTTCGTCCTTCGTGCGCGCGTAAAGGGTCGTGGGCCGGGTGGGACTCGTCTCCGAAAGCCGTCCCAACTGCGTGTCGAATTCGAAGCACGTCCCCGCGAAAACGGCCCGGCAGCGCAGGCGGGCCAGGAGTTTCCGGCTCGCCTCCAGGCAGTCGAGGTTTTCGGGCGCGTCCAGGTACTTCCCCGGCACGGCGTACCAGGCCAGATGGATCGCGACGTCCGGTTCCACGGGCACCGCATCCATGGGCGCCTCGTGAATCCGGAGATCCCGTTCGACGTCCCGGATCCGCCGCCGGTCGCTCGAGGGGCGGATCGTGCAATGAACCTCGTGCCCGCGCCGAAGGAGCTCCCGGGCCACGTGGGAGCCGATGAAGCCCGTCGCCCCGGTCAGGAGCACTTTCATCCGTTCTTGCGCGCCCAGGCGTAGGGGATATGGTTGCGGTGGGGATCGAGGCGCCGGATTTCGGCCGGGTCATGGGGAATCGTCGCGCAGTTGGCCACGATCGCCTCGCGGGTCCCCACGTTCATGAACCCGTTCCAGACGCCGGGCGGAACCGTTACCCGGACGTACCGGCGCTCGCCCAGGTACACCTCCTGGATCTCCCCCCGCGTGGGCGAAGACGGCCGCTCGTCGTAGAGAACGAGCTTGATCTCCCCGACGATGCAGGCGTAGTTGAGGGTCATGCGTTCGTGAAGGTGCCAGCCCTTCACCACGCCGGGATAGATCGAAGAGAAGTAGATCTCTCCGAATTCCCGGAAGTGAGGATCGTCCCGCCGCATCATGTGGAAGACCGTTCCGCGCTCGTCCGAAATGCGCCGGAGCGGAACGATCACGACGCCCTCGATCATCCGGAGGGCGAGTATATGCGCTCTAGACGCGCCGCGCAATCATCCGGACGACGGGTCCGCGGAAGATCCGATGGACGAACCACGTCGCCGGGTAGAGAGCCGCCGCCCAAAGCGGCCGGCCGATTAGGCTCCGGTGAAGGGCCGCCAGCTCGAAGCCGGGCGCCGGGCGGCGGTGGACGTCCCGGATCC comes from Planctomycetota bacterium and encodes:
- a CDS encoding serine protein kinase, which gives rise to MVQDLTSRLWSAIDKSLDKKTYQELHWEGTFEDYLKIVADNPKVARNAFQRVYDMILSYGVEEYTENRETRVRYPFFRDPMGAGRDAIFGLEESLSHLVNALKSAAHGYGTERRILLLHGPVGSSKSTIVRLIKKGLEAYSRTREGALYTFAWQDERDPSVWTDCPMHEEPLRLLPPEPREMVLREINRAFSGSYPIRVDGDLCPSCRRTFNDYMRRTRGDWKEVIRHVRVRRLILSEKDRVGIGTFQPKDEKNQDSTELTGDINYRKIAEYGSDSDPRAFNFDGEFNVANRGVIEFIEVLKLDVAFLYDLLGASQEHAIKPKKFAQTDIDEVIIGHTNEPEYKRLQNNELMEAFRDRTLKIDIPYNLRLDNEVKIYQRDYNPERIRGKHIAPHTLEIASMWAVLTRLEEPKKANLTLMQKLKLYNGKTLPGYTEDNIKELREEARREGMEGISPRYIQDKISNALVKVEDGGCVNPFMVLNELEEGLHHHSLIASEDQKKRFKELLADVKSEYEDIVKNEVQRAICADEEAINRLFMNYIDNVKAYTQRQKVKNKYTGQDEEPDERLMRSIEEKIDIPESRKDDFRREIMNYIGALAVEGKKFHYRSNERLQKALELKLFEDQKDTIKLTSLVSGVVDKDTQEKIDIVKSRLVKGYGYCETCASDVLSFVASIFARGSSKE
- a CDS encoding SpoVR family protein, with the protein product MAAAAPRRPRRPAAQADELRRLQDEILRHALDYGLKPFRTVFELVDFDEMNEIASYGGFPTRYPHWRFGMEYEELRKGYTYGLQKIYELVINNDPCYAYLMRSNSLVDQKMVIAHVYGHSDFFRNNMWFSQTNRRMIDEIANHGTRVRRYVEKYGQEVVESFLDAALSLENLIDYHSVYSPSRKRARYDFSEEPGSAEVPRLRAPKGYLDRYINPPEFLEAQRRKIEEQLRRRKRFPEEPTKDVLEFLIEFAPLDNWQRDILSIVREEAYYFAPQALTKIMNEGWATYWHAKIMTEKALRDGEVVDFADHHSATLGVRPGAINPYKLGVELWRSIEERWNKGRFGREYEECDDLARKRAWDTGLGRGREKIFEVRRIYNDITFIDDFLTKEFCEEQKLFVYRYNSQTNRYEIADRDFEAVKRSLLFRLTNMGHPSVAIVDGNFRNRAELLLRHRHEGVDLDLREARDTLQNLHRIWQRPVNLETVVDDQPKLLVFDGEKHREEDLPASGA
- a CDS encoding dTDP-4-dehydrorhamnose 3,5-epimerase family protein, encoding MIEGVVIVPLRRISDERGTVFHMMRRDDPHFREFGEIYFSSIYPGVVKGWHLHERMTLNYACIVGEIKLVLYDERPSSPTRGEIQEVYLGERRYVRVTVPPGVWNGFMNVGTREAIVANCATIPHDPAEIRRLDPHRNHIPYAWARKNG
- a CDS encoding DUF444 family protein encodes the protein MDRITTYVKKIEKDHARFRDIIRGQIRKDLRRHITSGEMVGRQGKYIVSIPLPQLRIPTFRYGAGDRSGVGQGEGDVGTPVAAGDPAAGGGAGDAPGEHLLEVDLTIEELAQILGEELALPRIKPRDRSALLVEHSKYTGIARAGPESLRHFKRTYKEALKRAVAMGVYDPERPLVVPIREDKRYRSWKNREVPQNNAVIIYMMDVSGSMGDEQKEIVRIEAFWIDTWLRSQYKKLETRYVVHDAAAKEVDRETFYHIKESGGTKISSAYQLCAEIIRKDYDGGDWNVYPFHFSDGDNWGSEDTRKCMDLLERELFPRVNVFCYGQVKSAYGSGQFKKDLDERFRGDERLITSEVREKDGIVDSIRDFLGKGK
- a CDS encoding LysM domain-containing protein, which gives rise to MNTKVKVGIAAVIVAALAALIVLDQKTAPPSEAAKGGASSEEATLLTAPPVTPDAAAQRLREEEVRTLIDQSRRQFGGPGGPSPAAPTPAPAGPKKGDEPPPGKEIRPVAEEEYVIQEGDTFESIAERKYGSRAYASLLVKANPSVKPTALRVGRKIVVPPKPEDAARAETPKVAEPSPAAARTPEPAASPAQAAPAAAGPRTYVVQPGDTLSGISLKLYNTSRHWEKLYEANRDKISDPGVMVVGTKLTVPDLPVKAGPATGGGAVPTAAAPAGARVHQVQPNDSLWKIAEKYAGDRGVLEMIEAILKANPDKLKDEKSLLRVGWSLVIPE
- a CDS encoding NAD(P)-dependent oxidoreductase yields the protein MKVLLTGATGFIGSHVARELLRRGHEVHCTIRPSSDRRRIRDVERDLRIHEAPMDAVPVEPDVAIHLAWYAVPGKYLDAPENLDCLEASRKLLARLRCRAVFAGTCFEFDTQLGRLSETSPTRPTTLYARTKDELRREVERRPDSVWVRFFYQYGPWEDERRLVPSVIRNLLQGRPARVSPGEQRRDFLHVEDVARAVADVAESRLCGPVNIGSGEAPSVRELVTTLGRLAGRPELVELGAVPYYPGEPMLIVADNTKLRSTGWAPRYGLEEGLRRTMEWWREALERRA